One window of the Janthinobacterium sp. PAMC25594 genome contains the following:
- a CDS encoding TonB-dependent receptor, with translation MMLGVGANINREEFSAKPSPFAQGILADPVKGTWCGGTTGLECDQRFGDVASSQPYSASSTSKGIFGEVIAPVLKELELGAALRFDDFSDFGGATTAKASFKWTPAPTLLIRGSFGNGFHAPTVPQVNALQRGYGVTSDKYTCTPALQAITTRLNARCQPGSHQYDQLAGGNRNLQPEKSKQATLGFPTSRSAPLPWAPTCGMYRSAIRQWTNTLKTGNWANSLTVSFLSGYKDQETSVDVLDAPGAVTGQEDIRMRVGFYSTLDWQTVLTPSKSWVLTAGMLNLADKSPPFVPSTSGANRGQQFGYDDRYYDPRGRTGYLNASYKF, from the coding sequence ATGATGCTGGGCGTGGGCGCCAACATCAACCGCGAAGAATTCTCGGCCAAACCGAGTCCGTTTGCGCAAGGCATCCTGGCCGACCCAGTGAAGGGCACCTGGTGCGGTGGCACGACGGGGCTGGAATGCGACCAGCGTTTCGGCGACGTGGCCAGCAGCCAGCCGTACAGCGCCAGCAGCACGTCGAAGGGCATCTTTGGCGAAGTGATCGCGCCTGTGCTGAAAGAGCTGGAACTGGGCGCGGCCTTGCGTTTCGATGACTTCTCGGACTTCGGCGGCGCCACCACGGCCAAGGCCAGCTTCAAGTGGACGCCGGCGCCCACCTTGCTGATTCGCGGTTCCTTCGGCAATGGTTTCCATGCGCCAACGGTGCCACAGGTCAACGCCCTGCAGCGCGGCTATGGTGTCACCAGCGACAAGTACACATGTACGCCGGCCCTGCAAGCCATCACCACGCGCCTCAATGCGCGATGCCAGCCTGGCAGCCACCAGTACGACCAGCTGGCCGGCGGTAACCGCAACTTGCAGCCGGAGAAGTCGAAACAGGCCACCCTGGGCTTCCCTACGAGCCGATCAGCGCCATTACCCTGGGCGCCGACCTGTGGGATGTACAGATCCGCGATTCGCCAGTGGACGAATACCTTGAAAACGGGCAACTGGGCCAATTCGCTGACGGTCAGCTTCCTGTCCGGCTACAAGGACCAGGAAACCTCGGTCGATGTGCTCGACGCGCCCGGCGCTGTGACGGGGCAGGAAGACATCCGCATGCGGGTCGGGTTCTATTCGACCCTGGACTGGCAGACGGTGTTGACACCCAGCAAGAGCTGGGTCCTCACCGCAGGCATGTTGAACCTGGCCGACAAGAGTCCGCCATTCGTGCCATCGACGTCCGGCGCGAACCGCGGCCAGCAGTTCGGCTATGACGACCGCTACTATGATCCGCGCGGCCGCACGGGCTACCTGAATGCCTCGTACAAGTTTTAA